One region of Vibrio sp. FE10 genomic DNA includes:
- a CDS encoding substrate-binding periplasmic protein, whose product MKKHLIVASIVSLFSSSYASASEPLHYYIIASQAQPFQIETDGSSHRGMVSDIVEAVFDDSQYEINYHTYPFNRMIDKLDARENPNWVTYGSPSWGNIQSVNLSKDPIYNVKHVLLSSGKKPFEFNTIDDLDGKAVVLLVGFEYPNLEPYIQQGKLNEIRVKDYTAAFRVLNRAPGDTVFVEMESRIKYNLNEQKLSIDDYQMQEFGSVINNYPIHLAFDPEMDPKLQTFINQRLDQMKDDGQLNDIVQSYL is encoded by the coding sequence ATGAAAAAACATCTTATCGTTGCATCCATAGTCAGTTTGTTTTCAAGCAGTTATGCTTCTGCAAGCGAACCTCTTCACTACTACATTATTGCGAGCCAAGCGCAACCTTTTCAGATCGAAACTGACGGGTCATCTCACAGAGGAATGGTTTCAGATATTGTGGAAGCGGTATTCGATGACAGCCAATATGAGATCAACTACCACACCTACCCTTTTAACCGAATGATCGACAAGCTTGATGCAAGAGAAAACCCAAACTGGGTAACCTACGGTAGCCCGAGCTGGGGAAATATCCAGTCGGTTAACCTGTCTAAAGATCCGATTTACAATGTAAAACACGTGTTACTCAGCAGCGGAAAAAAGCCGTTTGAGTTTAATACTATCGATGATCTGGACGGAAAAGCCGTGGTATTGCTGGTGGGGTTTGAGTATCCGAACCTAGAGCCATACATTCAGCAAGGCAAGCTTAACGAGATTCGAGTGAAAGATTACACGGCTGCGTTTCGTGTCCTCAACCGAGCACCTGGCGACACTGTGTTTGTTGAGATGGAGTCTCGCATCAAATACAACCTAAACGAGCAGAAGCTAAGTATTGATGACTACCAGATGCAAGAGTTTGGTTCAGTAATCAATAACTACCCTATCCATTTGGCATTTGACCCTGAGATGGATCCTAAACTGCAAACCTTCATTAACCAACGTCTCGACCAAATGAAAGACGATGGACAGCTCAACGACATCGTACAGAGTTACTTATAA
- a CDS encoding NADAR family protein has translation MTAICNATNFKVKAKICDVVGKEKAMSNSVAQAKEVLFYEPEDPNGYLSNFAACPIKVDDQVWATSEHYYQAMKFASQELRNTILEACSPAEAFSLSRHYEDQVREDWYDIRVEVMQFIVTEKFRQNPQFALFLTNTGDCVIKEHSHKDHFWGDGGDGTGENRLGEILMTVRQQLRTQQLHLIASH, from the coding sequence TTGACAGCAATATGCAACGCCACTAATTTTAAAGTTAAAGCAAAAATATGCGATGTCGTTGGTAAGGAGAAGGCTATGTCTAATTCTGTGGCTCAAGCCAAAGAAGTGCTGTTTTATGAACCTGAAGATCCAAACGGATACCTTTCAAATTTTGCGGCTTGTCCCATCAAGGTCGATGACCAAGTCTGGGCTACCAGCGAACACTATTATCAAGCGATGAAGTTCGCCTCTCAAGAACTGCGCAATACTATTTTGGAAGCCTGTTCGCCTGCTGAAGCATTTTCGTTGAGTCGTCATTATGAAGACCAAGTACGTGAAGATTGGTATGACATCCGTGTTGAAGTGATGCAGTTCATTGTGACGGAGAAGTTTAGACAGAATCCACAGTTTGCGTTGTTTCTTACCAACACCGGAGATTGCGTTATCAAAGAACACTCTCACAAAGATCACTTTTGGGGAGATGGTGGTGATGGAACTGGGGAGAATCGGCTGGGTGAGATTCTGATGACGGTGCGACAACAGCTTCGTACTCAACAGCTGCATTTGATCGCTTCGCACTGA
- a CDS encoding ABC transporter ATP-binding protein — protein MSSEHSETPLLQVKNLCVDYITDNGDFNAVKSVSFNINQGEIFGLAGESGCGKSTIAFAINRLHKPPAFISGGKIIFNGQDLLGLSDDHLNTLRWSEIAMVFQSAMNSLNPVLPIQEQFADVLRHHKGMTDEQAKDRAEKLLDLVNIPRNRLTEYPHQFSGGMRQRLVIAIALALNPKLIIMDEPTTALDVVVQREILQQIHQLREEFGFSILFITHDLALMSQLCDRIAIMRHGEIVEVNQAHEIRNNPQHSYTQKLWSSFPNIHQQAHAIA, from the coding sequence ATGTCTAGTGAACATTCAGAGACACCGCTTCTCCAAGTGAAGAATTTATGTGTCGATTACATTACCGATAACGGCGACTTTAATGCCGTCAAATCGGTAAGCTTTAACATCAATCAAGGAGAGATTTTCGGTTTGGCTGGCGAATCAGGGTGCGGGAAAAGTACTATCGCGTTTGCCATTAACCGTTTACACAAGCCGCCCGCTTTTATCTCTGGTGGGAAGATAATATTCAACGGACAAGATCTGCTCGGTTTATCTGACGACCACTTGAACACCTTGCGTTGGAGCGAAATCGCTATGGTTTTCCAAAGTGCGATGAACTCACTCAACCCCGTACTCCCTATTCAAGAGCAATTCGCTGATGTTTTACGTCATCACAAAGGGATGACAGACGAACAAGCTAAAGACCGCGCAGAGAAGCTCCTCGACCTTGTAAACATCCCTCGCAATCGTCTCACCGAATATCCGCATCAATTCAGTGGCGGCATGCGTCAACGCTTGGTGATAGCCATCGCGCTCGCCCTCAATCCCAAGCTGATCATCATGGACGAGCCGACAACGGCGCTGGACGTGGTTGTACAACGTGAGATTCTGCAGCAGATACACCAGCTCAGAGAAGAGTTTGGTTTCTCAATATTGTTCATCACCCACGACCTCGCCCTAATGAGCCAATTGTGTGATCGCATTGCCATCATGCGTCACGGCGAGATAGTTGAAGTTAATCAAGCCCATGAGATCCGTAACAACCCTCAGCACTCCTACACTCAAAAGCTTTGGAGTTCTTTCCCTAATATTCACCAACAAGCTCACGCAATAGCGTAA
- a CDS encoding ATP-binding cassette domain-containing protein, with translation MTQPIIQVKNLVKEFTVGGGFGKEEIFRALHGVSFDIYAGKTLALVGESGCGKSTCARLMTKVYPATEGEILFDGRDISTLNSRKDILDYRSRVQMIFQDPFGSLNPTHTIEHHLTRPLKIHKQVANKEALVARLKKLLALVELPLDTLAKYPHELSGGQRQRVNLARALAVGAEVILADEPTSMLDVSIRLGVLNLMQRMKKELGIGFLYITHDLATAHYIAEETAVMYKGQIVEWGSTQSILTNPQHPYTKLLISAVPDPDLPFGELVKNEPNYSVNADRIREQSCEIQHEVKQVADNHFVKQWDNVA, from the coding sequence ATGACACAACCCATTATCCAAGTAAAAAATCTGGTCAAAGAGTTCACCGTGGGTGGCGGCTTTGGTAAAGAAGAAATATTTAGAGCACTGCATGGCGTGAGTTTCGATATCTATGCTGGAAAAACTTTGGCTCTGGTTGGGGAATCTGGCTGCGGCAAAAGCACTTGTGCTCGATTGATGACTAAGGTCTACCCTGCTACCGAAGGAGAAATACTGTTCGACGGCAGAGACATCTCAACGCTCAACAGCCGTAAAGATATCTTGGATTACCGCAGCCGCGTACAAATGATATTTCAAGACCCATTTGGTTCGCTCAATCCAACTCATACCATAGAGCACCACTTAACGCGCCCGCTTAAAATCCATAAACAAGTCGCCAATAAAGAGGCGCTAGTCGCTCGTCTTAAAAAGTTATTGGCGCTGGTGGAGTTACCCCTAGATACACTCGCTAAATACCCTCACGAGCTCAGTGGTGGCCAAAGACAGCGAGTTAACCTAGCAAGAGCGCTCGCCGTTGGCGCTGAAGTCATCCTAGCTGATGAACCGACCTCAATGTTGGATGTGTCTATAAGGCTCGGGGTGCTTAATCTCATGCAGAGAATGAAGAAAGAACTTGGAATCGGTTTTTTGTACATTACTCATGATCTTGCGACAGCCCATTACATCGCCGAAGAGACAGCTGTGATGTACAAAGGCCAGATCGTCGAGTGGGGATCAACCCAATCGATCTTAACCAATCCGCAGCACCCATATACGAAACTGTTGATCTCAGCGGTACCGGATCCTGATCTGCCATTTGGCGAACTTGTCAAAAATGAACCAAACTATTCAGTGAACGCTGATCGAATTCGAGAGCAGAGCTGTGAAATACAGCATGAGGTTAAGCAAGTTGCTGATAATCACTTTGTAAAACAGTGGGATAACGTTGCATGA
- a CDS encoding transcriptional regulator gives MNEIDIWLERIGDWYKDRKHDQVERLEPLILMPPDALWGPLITDEQSKGIACWLDGCLRIYTFYRNSIENPEHQEKAYQYLMFAYGKLQAVSCDPEAEPGLQEWCTKRVQHLCVLALEFANQQQEPRWQQESEKLIESHVRFMASQPQNDDQGSVKHQLH, from the coding sequence ATGAATGAAATAGACATTTGGTTAGAGCGGATCGGAGATTGGTACAAAGACCGAAAGCATGATCAAGTGGAACGGTTAGAACCTTTGATCTTAATGCCTCCAGATGCACTCTGGGGGCCCTTGATCACGGATGAACAGAGCAAAGGTATCGCATGTTGGTTAGACGGGTGCTTGAGAATCTATACCTTCTATCGAAACTCAATCGAAAACCCAGAGCACCAAGAAAAAGCTTATCAATACCTGATGTTTGCTTACGGTAAGCTTCAGGCAGTGTCTTGTGATCCAGAAGCAGAGCCCGGCTTACAAGAGTGGTGTACCAAGCGGGTACAGCACTTGTGTGTACTGGCTTTGGAGTTTGCCAACCAACAACAAGAACCACGCTGGCAACAAGAATCGGAGAAATTGATCGAATCACATGTGCGCTTTATGGCGAGCCAACCCCAGAACGATGATCAAGGTAGCGTTAAGCACCAACTTCATTGA